The genomic interval TCGGTCCCGGTCGCCGCTCCCTAGAGTGGGCCCGGTGGAGACACGCGGCGCCGGGCACCCGGGCCGCGCCGAGACGGACGGGGAGGCACCGTGAACACAGCCGCCAAGGGCATGTCCGTCGACGAGGTCCGGCGCATGGCGCGCGATCTCGCCGACGCGGCCGAGGAGATCGAGCAGATGCGGACCGAGCTCACCACGGGGCTCGAGGAGGTCGACTGGACGGGCCCGGACGCGGACCGCTTCCGGGGCCAGTGGGCCGACGAGATGGCCCCCGCCCTCGAGGACCTCTCCACCGCCATCGCCGCGCTCTCGACGACCGCCGAGACGAACGCGCAGGAGCAGGAGTCCACCTCCGCCTGATCGCAGGCACGGGGCCGCCGGCCCGCGGTGGGTACAGTGACGGCGACCGAGCCGAGGAGCGCCGCGCCGTGACATCCCCTCCGACCAGGACCGTCGAGTTCCCGAGCGTCGAGCTGCCTGCGCCCCCCGCATCTGACGATGTCGGTGCCCGAGACCTGGGAGACCGTGATCGTGCCGGGCCTCCAGGTCGCCGTCGCCGAGCCCGCCGCGCCGGGCCGTTTCCGCGCCAACGTCGTCGTGACGTGCGAGCGTCTGCCCGCCGAGGGCGGGCCGGCCCGCGCCGTCGAGGCGCTCGGGCAGCGGAGCTCGGCGCTCCCGTCGCTCGAGGAGATCGTCACGGACGAGGTCGAGATCGCCGGTCGTCCGTGGCTGCGCCGCGAGTACGGCTACACCCAGCCGGGCTCGGAGACGGTGGTCCAGGCGGTCCGGCACACCCACCTTGACCGCGGCCGGGCCGTCGACGTGATCGAGGTCGTCGGCAGCTGTGGGGCCGCCCGCGCCGACGAGCTCTTCGCGGTGATCCGCGGGATCCAGGACTCGGTGCGGGTCTGGATCGACTGATCGATCCGGCGGCCTGCATGCCGAGCCGGTCCCCGTCGGGCGGCGTGTGGAGGGGACGGCGTCCACATGGGGAGTTGTCCCCATCGTCAGGTGTGACAGGCACCTCTAGGCTGAAGCCATCACCGAGGGATCGGGCCGAGGACGCGACATCGTCGCCGAGGTGCCGGACCGGGTGGGCACAGCAGACCAACACCCCCAGGAGGGCACCATGAAGAAGGGCATGATCCCGGAGGACGTCGACAAGATCGCCACCGACATCACCACGGCGGTCGAGGATGTGGACACCTACTACAACGACGCCTACAGCGCCCTCACGGAGCTGGACTGGACCGGCGACGACCGCGATCGCTTCGTGAGCGATTTCGAGGAGCAGGTGGGCGGCCTGCTCACCACGCTCAAGCAGGCCGCGAGCGACATGGCCACGCGCGCCACCACGAACGCCAACGAGCAGCGCAACGCCTCCGCCTGACCCGCCGTCGATCGCCACCGCCACACTCGAGAAAAAGGACTGAACGATGTCTTTCAAGGGCATGAACTCGGAAGACGGCCGCACCGTGGCCGACACCCTCAAGACCGCCGGGACCAACATCCAGGAGGCCTTCGCCACCGCCACCACGAGCGTGAACAGCGCCAACTGGGTCGGGGACGACCGCGAGTCCTACGTCGCGGACTGGAGCAGCCTCGTCACGAACCAGATCGATCCGCTCGTGGACGCCCTGACCACCAAGAGCGAGGATCTCCGCCAGCAGGCCGAGGAGCAGGACACGACCTCGACCGGCGGCGGCTCGTCCTACGCCTGAGCCCCTCCGGCCCCCGGCCCCCCCCCCACCGACGGGCCCGCTCTCGCCCCCACGCGAGAGCGGGCCCGTTCTTCTCTCCCCGACGTCTCCCCGGCATCACCGAGGCGGCGCACAGGTCCCGGACAGGCCCCCTGCCTACACTAGATGCCAGGTGAGCGCCGGACGGAGACGATCCCGGACGAGTAGAGCTCCACTCCGGAGGAGGAACAGATGGGTCGCGGGGCCATGAACACGGTCAAGACGGCGGCGCTCTTCGGCGTGCTGTGGGGCGTCCTGCTCGCGATCGGCTTCCTCGTCGGCAACGGCCCGAAGTACCTGTGGATCTTCGCGATCGTCGGGCTGATCGGCACCTTCGTCAGCTACTGGAACAGCGACAAGATCGCCCTGCGCTCGATGCGGGCGGTTCCCGTCACCCCCGAGCAGGCGCCGCGCCTGTACGCGATCGTGCAGGAGCTCTCGACGGCGGCCAACGCGCCCATGCCGCGCCTGTACATCTCGCCGACCGACCAGCCCAACGCCTTCGCGACCGGCCGCAACCCCCAGCATGCCGCCGTCTGCGCGACGCAGGGGATCCTGCGCATCCTCGACGACCGTGAGCTGCGAGGGGTGCTGGGCCATGAGCTCATGCACGTCTACAACCGCGACATCCTCACGAGCTCGGTGGCCGCCGGCATCGCGGGCATCATCACCTCGCTCGCCCAGATGGCCCTCTGGTTCGGCGGCGGCCGCGACCGCAACGGCGGCAACATCATCGCCTCCCTCGCGGCGATGATCCTCGCGCCGCTGGCCGCCTCCCTCATCCAGCTCGCGATCTCCCGGACCCGCGAGTACGACGCAGACGAGGACGGCGCACGCCTGACGGGCGATCCGCTCGCGCTCGCCTCCGCCCTGCGCAAGATCTCGTCCGGCGTCACGGCCAAGCCGCTGCGGCCCGAGCAGGACATCGTCGACAGCGCCCACATGATGATCGCCAACCCGTTCAGGGCCGGCGAGGGCCTGACCAACCTGTTCTCGACGCATCCGCCGATGGACAAGCGGATCGCGCGGCTCGAGGAGATGGCCGAGCAGGGCAAGCAGCGCCCCTTCTGACGGACCCGCCCGAGCAGGCGCACGCCGTCGAGATCGCCTTGTCGGGCGGAATTCTCGGGGAGTTCCGCCCGACACGGCGATTTCGATGCGCGAGAGGGACGCACGCGAGCGGCGACCGTTCGGCGATGTCGATGTCGATCGGCACTGTTGCCTGTAGCCCGCGGCCGGCCTCCGAGATCGCGGCCGCCGCGTCCCCTGCCCAGGAGCCTCTGATCGTTCCCCCAGCGAATCGACGGACGCCCGGCCTAGGGTGTCAGGAGTACACCCAAGGGGGGAACATCATGGCTACGTACACCCAGCTCCGCCGTCTCGCCGCGGACTGCCGCATCGATCATGAGAAGGCTCCGGTGGCCCCGGACGACCTGGACGCGCTGCTCGACATCGCCGAGCAGCGCGAGCAGCCGGCGGCGAGCACGCCCGCCCGGACGTCACCGACCGTGACGGCGGGCTCTGCGCGTCGTCGCTGAGAGCCCGAGCGCGGCGACGCGGCCCCGGTCCCGACCATCTGGCCGGGACCGGGGCCGCGGCCGTCTCAGCGGTAGTTGACGAACTGCCCCGGGGGTTCTGCGGCGCCCCGGCTGATACGGGAATGTCGCGCTGACCTGCGCGTATGTCATTGTGGCGTACTGGGTCGGATCGGGCTCCGCGGACTCTCCTGCGGACTATTTGCGGACTGCGCCGCTGGTCGCGACGGGTGCGTCCCGGGCGCTCGAGGTGCCGATCCGCAAGGAACTTCCTAGCGTCCGCAAGGAACTTCCTTGCGAAGTGCTCCCCGTGCGCGTAAGGACATCACCGGGCAGCATGCTTCCTGCGGCGCAGTAAGCAGGTCCTCCCCGGGCGCGCGAGGTGCCGATGGGTTAGCGCATGGGTTAGCGCATGGGTTCCGGCCCCCCTTCGCGCAGAGAACCGCCCCCTCAACGTGGTGTCGAGGGGGCGGTCGTACTGGCGCAGGAGCTTCTTCGGGGGAGGGTTCCCTCCACTCCTTCGATCCGCGTGGTCCGGGCTGCCCCATTAGAAGAGCCCGGGCGGTGACGTTCACGCCAGGTCGCTAGCCGGTGGTCTGCTCCACAATCAGCTCGTAGTGGTGGACACTGCCGTTCCAGAGGATCGGCATGGGCTGGCCGATCACTTCGAGGGTGGTGCCGAGGGCGCTGATTTTGGAGCTTGCGTCGATCTTCGCGGTGGCCGGCAGGATGAGCCGGAACCGGATCACCACGGCGTCACGGTTCGGTTCGTTCAGATCGTCCGTGGAGAGGGGAGAGAACTCTCCGTAGACGGTCTCCTCGACGTCCGGGCCGTAGATGGGGTTGCCGTAGCGGTCGCGGCCGATCTCCCCGCCCTTCCGGAGTATGACGATCTTCGTGTGGCCGATCACTGGGCGCGCCGCCTATACCTGTTCAGCACGAACGTTTCGGCGAGAGTCCAGCCGCGGAAGGAGTCCTGCACGGTGACAGCGCCGGCCGAATACCGGAGTTGTTCCGGGTTGGCGATGAGGCGGGCGGTTGCCGTGGTGACGACTGCGGTGATCTCCTCGTTGGGCTCGTTGGCGGTGAAGCCGCCGCCGCGAGTGTAGGACCGAGCCATGGCGATGATGATCGCAAGGTGCTCCCCGGCCAGGGCGGCAAGCTCTTCGTTGTCTCCCTGGCCGAGGAACTCTGCGACGTCCTTGCCTTCGATCATCAGGCGGCCTTGGCGACGATGACACCTTCGGGGTGCAGCAGGCCGAGGTCGAAGCGGGCGGTCACGCGGATCGCCTGCTCGTCGTACTCCGCGTATCGCTGGTCCAGGAGCTTCACGGTCGGGTTGGTGTCCCGGGCGATCGCGACCTGCGACATGTCCGCGAGGACCGCGGTGCCGGCGGGCAGCTTGTTGGTGACGGTGACGGGGACCCCGAAGAGGCGGTACGTGGTGCCCGTGGTGATGTCGGACTCCAGCACGTACTTGCCGGACGTGTCCTTGATCTTCCGCACGGAGAAGAAGTCAGCGCCGGAGATGAACCAGCGGTTCGGGG from Brachybacterium huguangmaarense carries:
- a CDS encoding head-tail adaptor protein; translation: MIGHTKIVILRKGGEIGRDRYGNPIYGPDVEETVYGEFSPLSTDDLNEPNRDAVVIRFRLILPATAKIDASSKISALGTTLEVIGQPMPILWNGSVHHYELIVEQTTG
- a CDS encoding WXG100 family type VII secretion target codes for the protein MNTAAKGMSVDEVRRMARDLADAAEEIEQMRTELTTGLEEVDWTGPDADRFRGQWADEMAPALEDLSTAIAALSTTAETNAQEQESTSA
- a CDS encoding WXG100 family type VII secretion target, giving the protein MKKGMIPEDVDKIATDITTAVEDVDTYYNDAYSALTELDWTGDDRDRFVSDFEEQVGGLLTTLKQAASDMATRATTNANEQRNASA
- the htpX gene encoding zinc metalloprotease HtpX, which produces MGRGAMNTVKTAALFGVLWGVLLAIGFLVGNGPKYLWIFAIVGLIGTFVSYWNSDKIALRSMRAVPVTPEQAPRLYAIVQELSTAANAPMPRLYISPTDQPNAFATGRNPQHAAVCATQGILRILDDRELRGVLGHELMHVYNRDILTSSVAAGIAGIITSLAQMALWFGGGRDRNGGNIIASLAAMILAPLAASLIQLAISRTREYDADEDGARLTGDPLALASALRKISSGVTAKPLRPEQDIVDSAHMMIANPFRAGEGLTNLFSTHPPMDKRIARLEEMAEQGKQRPF